The genomic window CTTGCTGCTCATCGAGCGCATGGCCGCGCCCATTTCGAGCAGCGTCACGCCCAGCGCCGCGCCGAGTTTCGTAAGCAGGTAGACCGTGACGCCGATATCGACCAGGCCCTGCCAGTCGCGGTCCATCAACAGCCGCGTCCCGCGCTCGCCGATCGCGTAGCGGCGATAATAAGCCTCGGCGTCGGCGCGAAGCGCTTCGCGGTTCGCTGGGTTACGCAGGTCGAAGAGCAGCCGGCTGATTTCGTAGAGGTTGGCGTCGGGTACGCTCATTTGTAGGCGCGTCCGTGATTCGCCATTTACGACCGCCGGGCGCGCGCTGTCAAGGCTCGGCCACCGCAGCTGATAGCGCCGATTAGACGCACCCACAGTTTGACTGCCCATACGCGCGCGGCGCATCGTTTGATGCAACGCGCCGGGCCGCGCCGGCCGCGCAAAGAGGAGCCCATGACTGAGCTTGGCGCCGATCTCGGCCGTATCCGGCTCAAAAATCCGATAGTCTGCGCGTCCTCGGAATTTACGATGACTCTTGAGGGGATCCGCGCCGCACTCGACGCCGGCGCCGGCGCCGTGGTCGCCAAGTCGGTCAACGAAGCCCCAGGGGCGGCGCGCCAACTCGACATAGCGGACTACGTGATGCTGGACGCAAGCTGGACCGTCACACCGTGGGAGCAGGCGGGGCTCGACGCTTCGTTGTTCTGCCGCTCGGGGCTCGCGCAGACGCCGCTGGATGAATGGCTCGCGATGCTGGTGCGCGCGGACGCCGAGGCCCGCGCGCGCGACGCATACGTAGCCGGCAGTATCACGGTTGCCGAAGCCGAGCCGGCGGCGCGCTTCGCGGCTGCGATGGAGGCTGCGGGTCTTCGATGGATCGAGCTCAACCTGAGCACTCCGCATGGTCGCGAGGCGGCAGGCGGCGCGGTGCGACAGCTTAGCGACGCCGAAGCGGTCCACACTTACGTCAGCGCGGTGCGCGCCGCCACGACCCTCCCGCTAACGGTCAAGCTCACCGCTCAGACCGGCGATCCGATTGCGCTCGCCGAGCGTGCGCTCGCGGCCGGCGCCGACATGCTGGTCCTTACGGGCCGTCTTCAGGGCTTCATGCCGGATATAGAGACGATGCGGCCGATCCTGGGATCGGCTGGCGCCATCGGTGGGCGATGGGCGCTGCCGCTGACGCTCTATTGGATAAGCAAATGTTTCAGAACGCTGCCGCCGGGTACTCCGCTGCTTGCGACCAACGGCGTGCGTCTTGGCGACGACGTCGTGCGGGCGCTGCTGAGCGGAGCGCGCGGCGTCGAGGTCGCAAGTGCCGTGCTGACGCGCGGCGCGGGAGCTATTGCAGAGATGCTGGCCGGGCTTGAGGCATACTGCTCACGCAAGGGGATCTCGCGGTTGGACGAAATCGTCGGCCGCGCCGCCGGGACGGCGCTCGGTTACGGCGCGGTTCCGCTCAAGAAACGCGCGAGCTATCCCTGGGATAGCCTCATTGGCTAGCCGGACGAGTAAGCGCCGAAAAGAAACCCATCATCCGGCGGTTCCTCGCTCTACGCATGCCAATCCTCCCCTCAGACTGAGGAGCGAGGAGTCAAACGACCAGCGCTTCGGGAAGGAGACCCGGCTGCGCCGTTGAAGCGCGTCAGAAGAACGGGCAGAGCAGCAGCGCGCCACCTCTTATCAGCAATCCCAGCATCGCCGGCGCCCAGCGCCGCGGCAACCCCAAAGACTCTGCCACAAGCCCGACGCCCAACGGCACGTGCGCCGATCGGGTCATCGTGCGAAACCCCGCGAGGAGTCCCCTTGCCGGATAGAGGACGATCTCGTGGCGCTCGCCGTCCTTGAGACCCGCGCGGATGCGCGCGATTTCGATCGCCTTGTCTAATCCGCCGAGTTCGTCGATCAGTCCGCCGCGTTGGGCTGCGACGCCGCTCCATACCCGCCCGCGCGCCATCGCTTCGGCCTCGGCCGGTGCAAGCCCGCGCCCCTCGGCAACCTTGGCCGTGAAGTTGGAGTAGAGCTCGCCGATCGCTTCGTTGAGTTGGCCTAGTTCGGCCGGGCTGAGCGCTCGCGCTATCGAGAGTCCGTCGCTCATCTCGTCGCTCTTGACGTACTCGACCGTCACGCCCATCGCGGCGAGCGCCTTGCCCGCATTGAACCGCGCATAGACCACCCCGATCGAGCCGGTGATCGTGGCCGGCCCCGCGACGATCCGGTCCGCACCCATGGCGACGTAGTAGCCGCCCGACCCCGCCACGTCGCCCATCGAGACCACCACCGGCTTGCCGCGCTGGCGCGCGTCGTTAAGCGCACGCCATACGAGATCGGAGCCGAGCGCCGATCCGCCGGGCGAATTGACGCGGAAGACGATCGCACGCACGCTCTTGTCGGCGGCGGCGCGATCAAACTGGGCGGCGACCGCTTCGCCGCTCAGAAAATCGCCTGCCGCGGGCGGTTCGCCGGCGACCACCGGACCGACGCCATGAATCAGCGCGAGCCGCGGGTCGCGGCCCGCCTGGCGCGCATAGGCGAGGCGGCGCAGGTAGCGCGAGAATCCGACGAAGACGCGCTCCTTGCGCTCGGGGTCGAACTCGGCGCGCAGGTCCTCGAAATAGCCGGCGCGGTCGATGAGGCGGGCGTCGATCGCCGCACGCACGCTCAGAAAGCCGCTGCCCGCGAGCTCGGCGGCGCGCCCCGCGCCGAGCCCGCGCGCCGCGGCGATGCGCTCGGCCAGCACCTCTTTGCAGTCGGCGACGATCGCTTCGAGGCTCTCGCGCAGCTGCGGCGACATCCGATCGCGCGTCAGCGTCTCGGCCGCGCCCTTGTACTCCTTCCATTGCAGCGTCTGCGCTTCGAGCTTCAGCCGATCGAGGGCGCCGCGCAGAAAGACCCCGCCCGCCGCCACGCCGAGCATCGTCAGGAGCGTGTTGGGATTGGCGACAATTTCGTCGGCGCCGCAGGCGATGAGGTACTCGCGCACGCCCGCGCTGTCGCCCTCGAGCAGCGCGATCGTGCGCTTGCCCGCGCGGCCAGCCGCGCGCAGCAGCGCGTGGAGCTCGTCGGCCGTGGCGACTCCCGTCTCCAGTCCCGCGATCCGGACGATAACGGCCTTTAACCGAGGGTCGCGCGCGGCGCCCTCCAGCGCTTGACGCAGATCGAAAAGCGCGGGGCCGCCGCGCCCGCGCAACTGGTCGAGCGGCGAGCGCGGCGCGACCTCGCGCATCGCACCCGCGAGCTTGACGACCAGGACGGCGTCGCGCGGGATCCGCGAAGGGCGCACCGCCAGGAAATAGAATGCGCCGGTGATAGCAGCGGCCGTGATGCATAACCAGATTCCGATATCGCGCCCGCCAAGATGAAGAGCGAGCGCACCGGCACCCAGCAGCAGCGCCACCAGGATCGCGAGCCTGACCTCGCGCCGCAATGAACCAATCGCTATTCTCATTTCAACCCAAACTCCTCCAGGCTTGGCCCGGGAACACTTCTAAACTAGCCTTTTTCCATGCATCGATCTTATCCGCACCTGCTCGCGTTGGCCGCGCTTTTATCCCTGGGCGTTGCCGCGTGCTCAATCTTCAGCCACAAGGAACCGCCTCCGCCGCCGGTAATACGCCATACGGCCACGATGGACCTGACGCCGGGAATCGACGTTAGCCTGGTTCAGACGCCGCCCGGCTTTACGCCGATCGCGGGCCAACCCCCGCTCTGGCTGCAGAGCGGAAAGGAGCTCGCGCTGGCGGGGACGATACAAGGACGCACGGAGGTCCTCGGCTTCAGCGGCGGCGCCTATAGAAATATGCGCCTCGTCGCGGCCGACGGGGGGCCCGGCGCACCACACGGAAAAATTGTCGCCCTCGCCGCCAACCCCGGAGGCCTGACGCTGGCGGTAGCCGAGGCCACTCCTGGACGGATCGAGGTAGTGCTGCGTTATGTCATCAGCAACGCCGGAGAGAACTCCGTCGCAACCTTCGACGGCAACTTCCATGCAGTAAGCCTGACCTGGGTCGCGCAAGACACGATCGCGGTGGGCCTCGCTGGCGAGCCCGGCCCTTCTACGGCAGATGCGAGCGGCCTTTACCTTGTTCACGTGCTGGGCGCGGTCTCGGTCGAACAGGTCAAGTTTGCGTGCCCGCCTTCGACGCTTT from Candidatus Binataceae bacterium includes these protein-coding regions:
- a CDS encoding tRNA-dihydrouridine synthase, which gives rise to MTELGADLGRIRLKNPIVCASSEFTMTLEGIRAALDAGAGAVVAKSVNEAPGAARQLDIADYVMLDASWTVTPWEQAGLDASLFCRSGLAQTPLDEWLAMLVRADAEARARDAYVAGSITVAEAEPAARFAAAMEAAGLRWIELNLSTPHGREAAGGAVRQLSDAEAVHTYVSAVRAATTLPLTVKLTAQTGDPIALAERALAAGADMLVLTGRLQGFMPDIETMRPILGSAGAIGGRWALPLTLYWISKCFRTLPPGTPLLATNGVRLGDDVVRALLSGARGVEVASAVLTRGAGAIAEMLAGLEAYCSRKGISRLDEIVGRAAGTALGYGAVPLKKRASYPWDSLIG
- the sppA gene encoding signal peptide peptidase SppA produces the protein MRIAIGSLRREVRLAILVALLLGAGALALHLGGRDIGIWLCITAAAITGAFYFLAVRPSRIPRDAVLVVKLAGAMREVAPRSPLDQLRGRGGPALFDLRQALEGAARDPRLKAVIVRIAGLETGVATADELHALLRAAGRAGKRTIALLEGDSAGVREYLIACGADEIVANPNTLLTMLGVAAGGVFLRGALDRLKLEAQTLQWKEYKGAAETLTRDRMSPQLRESLEAIVADCKEVLAERIAAARGLGAGRAAELAGSGFLSVRAAIDARLIDRAGYFEDLRAEFDPERKERVFVGFSRYLRRLAYARQAGRDPRLALIHGVGPVVAGEPPAAGDFLSGEAVAAQFDRAAADKSVRAIVFRVNSPGGSALGSDLVWRALNDARQRGKPVVVSMGDVAGSGGYYVAMGADRIVAGPATITGSIGVVYARFNAGKALAAMGVTVEYVKSDEMSDGLSIARALSPAELGQLNEAIGELYSNFTAKVAEGRGLAPAEAEAMARGRVWSGVAAQRGGLIDELGGLDKAIEIARIRAGLKDGERHEIVLYPARGLLAGFRTMTRSAHVPLGVGLVAESLGLPRRWAPAMLGLLIRGGALLLCPFF